The following coding sequences are from one Eucalyptus grandis isolate ANBG69807.140 chromosome 11, ASM1654582v1, whole genome shotgun sequence window:
- the LOC120289467 gene encoding pentatricopeptide repeat-containing protein At5g03800-like, producing MGEQIHCHVLKSGLFSELEVANALISMYSKCWNMDAARKVFNIMPAHDIVSWNGLISGFIIHRRGDDALTVWSNLHNAGIKPDKISILLAISAYKYTKMCLVDECCRFFSSMQTEFDIEPSQEHYASLVGVLGFWGFLELAEKTISNMPFEPEASVWRALLDGCRIHSNAILGKRVIKHLLLMEPRDPSTYVLVANLYSASGRWHCSETVRKEMRVKGFQKQPSRSWVIHQNKTISFYTRDKSHSQAKDIYSGLEILISECQKAGYEPDTSFVLHEVGEHQKLDFLFYHSAKLAAAFGLLMNRPGKPIKIVKNISLCGDCHQFLKYTSAVTNRQILLRDASGFHYFSNGHCSCNDRW from the coding sequence ATGGGTGAGCAGATTCACTGCCATGTTCTTAAATCTGGATTATTTTCAGAGTTAGAGGTAGCAAACGCGTTGATCAGTATGTACTCAAAGTGTTGGAATATGGATGCTGCTAGAAAAGTCTTTAACATTATGCCTGCACATGATATAGTTTCATGGAATGGCTTGATTTCAGGGTTCATTATTCACAGGCGGGGAGATGATGCCCTCACTGTCTGGTCAAACTTACACAATGCGGGGATAAAACCTGACAAGATCAGCATCCTTTTAGCTATATCAGCTTACAAATATACTAAAATGTGTTTGGTTGATGAGTGTTGTAGATTCTTTTCGTCCATGCAAACAGAATTTGATATAGAACCTTCACAGGAGCATTATGCATCACTTGTTGGTGTTTTAGGTTTCTGGGGATTTCTCGAGCTGGCAGAGAAAACAATCAGCAATATGCCTTTTGAACCGGAGGCTTCAGTCTGGCGAGCTTTGCTTGATGGATGTAGAATCCATTCCAATGCAATTCTTGGTAAAAGAGTTATAAAGCATTTACTTTTGATGGAACCGCGAGATCCTTCCACCTATGTGCTTGTCGCAAATCTGTACTCTGCATCTGGAAGATGGCATTGCTCTGAAACAGTGAGGAAAGAAATGAGAGTGAAAGGGTTTCAGAAACAGCCTTCACGGAGTTGGGTCATCCATCAGAACAAGACTATATCATTTTATACAAGAGATAAGTCCCATTCCCAAGCCAAGGACATCTATAGCGGGTTGGAAATCCTAATTTCAGAATGCCAAAAAGCTGGGTACGAGCCTGACACAAGTTTCGTTCTTCATGAAGTTGGAGAACATCAGAAATTGGATTTCTTGTTCTATCACAGTGCAAAACTTGCTGCAGCATTCGGTCTTTTGATGAATAGACCAGGAAAACCCATCAAGATTGTGAAGAACATCAGCCTTTGTGGGGACTGCCATCAGTTCTTGAAATACACTTCAGCCGTCACAAATAGACAAATACTCTTGAGGGATGCTTCGGGATTTCACTACTTCTCAAATGGGCACTGCTCGTGCAATGACCGATGGTAA
- the LOC120289879 gene encoding pentatricopeptide repeat-containing protein At5g03800-like, producing MDKEILPSSSSPPSSSLSLPKPKPLHSAAAAAAAAASTQFPSPRPPPSPLPPPCRPESRRLFASEPFDGPPPPDAAAAVGSLTDDCFDLLRFSVRCGDVDLARAVHAVFLRLELEENPSLGNALIVAYLKLGRTSDAYGVFGGLSRPNVVSYTAVVSGLAKADRGLEAVEVFFRLMGSGIHPNEYSFVAILTACIRLTELDLGVQVHALVAKTGYLESTFVSNALMAMYNKCECLDSALALFDEMPKRDVASWNTVVSGLVKAQMYERAFESFRQMDQIDGFRVDHMMLSVLLTACTDASSLIRGKEIHAHAIRIGMETDLSVNNALIGFYIKYGTIDDVEALFEKMATRDVITWTEMIRAYAEFGLIDLAMEIFHIMPEKNCVSHNALLAGLCENGKAFEVIDLFISMVEEGLELTDYTLTTVAKACGLLGEGKLSEQLQGFIIKFGLLANACVEAALLDMCTHCGRMVAAGKMFKRWPFEWDSSIICTSMICGYARNGLPDEAISLFCRCKAEGA from the exons ATGGATaaagaaatt ctcccctcctcttcctctccgcCATCCTCGTCGCTTTCCCTCCCTAAACCGAAGCCCCTCcactccgccgccgccgccgccgccgccgccgcctccaccCAATTCCCTTCGCCCCGACCTCCGCCGTCACCGCTCCCGCCGCCCTGTCGCCCCGAAAGCCGACGCCTTTTCGCCTCCGAGCCCTTCGACGGCCCTCCCCCGCCGGACGCCGCGGCGGCCGTTGGTTCTCTTACCGACGACTGCTTCGACTTGCTTCGCTTCTCCGTGAGGTGCGGCGACGTCGACCTCGCCAGAGCCGTGCACGCTGTGTTCCTCAGGCTCGAGCTCGAGGAGAATCCCAGTTTGGGCAATGCTCTCATCGTGGCCTACCTCAAGCTTGGCCGCACTTCGGATGCTTACGGCGTCTTCGGTGGGCTGTCGCGTCCCAACGTGGTTTCTTACACGGCCGTCGTCTCTGGTCTCGCTAAGGCGGACCGAGGACTCGAAGCGGTGGAGGTTTTCTTTAGATTGATGGGTTCGGGTATTCACCCGAATGAGTATAGCTTCGTTGCGATTCTGACCGCTTGTATACGGCTAACTGAATTGGATCTGGGCGTGCAAGTCCATGCTTTGGTGGCTAAAACGGGTTATTTAGAAAGCACTTTCGTTTCGAATGCACTTATGGCTATGTACAATAAATGCGAGTGTCTGgattctgctcttgcattgtTTGACGAAATGCCTAAGAGAGACGTTGCTTCCTGGAATACTGTAGTTTCTGGATTGGTGAAGGCCCAAATGTACGAGAGGGCGTTTGAATCTTTTCGGCAAATGGACCAAATTGATGGTTTTAGAGTCGATCATATGATGCTTTCTGTGCTCTTGACTGCCTGTACTGACGCTAGTAGTTTAAttagaggaaaagaaattcatGCTCATGCCATCAGAATTGGTATGGAGACTGACTTGAGTGTCAACAATGCACTTATTGGATTTTACATAAAATATGGAACCATAGACGATGTGGAGGCCTTGTTTGAGAAGATGGCCACGAGGGATGTTATCACTTGGACAGAGATGATCAGAGCATATGCAGAGTTTGGGTTGATTGATCTGGCTATGGAGATTTTTCATATAATGCCAGAGAAGAATTGTGTTTCTCACAATGCCCTTTTGGCAGGACTTTGTGAAAATGGCAAAGCTTTTGAAGTGAtagatttatttattagtaTGGTGGAGGAGGGCTTGGAGTTGACTGACTACACCTTAACTACTGTTGCTAAGGCCTGTGGGTTGCTTGGGGAAGGGAAACTTAGTGAGCAGTTGCAAGGGTTTATTATCAAGTTTGGTCTCCTGGCCAATGCTTGTGTGGAAGCAGCTTTGCTTGATATGTGCACTCATTGTGGGAGGATGGTGGCTGCTGGAAAAATGTTCAAACGATGGCCTTTTGAGTGGGATAGCTCTATTATTTGTACTTCTATGATATGTGGGTATGCACGTAATGGGCTGCCAGATGAGGCAATATCGCTATTTTGCCGTTGTAAAGCAGAAGGAGCATAA
- the LOC120289524 gene encoding protein CHUP1, chloroplastic-like: MDSTSSKPEIMIMKPVFLKAGVPLALSMAGFMCARIMWRRSCSMQSKASSSQGQVNSSVSDGEDGGYDEHETSRSLNSSCTDSIEDEERLVANPQSLIGSSFRIWEGEEILALRNTVRDLQERELELEMQFLQYCNLKERESVLMEMGQALRLGMSQLELLDREVLHMEEENKRIADMAAEYFKVMEELRHWKSKNERLLRIVRKLQRKVKQQSRVLRENDQRIKEREGEILKIQRALESKTNDVKRMEGEIDRLRAMLDRSEREKNELMIELSSARTSAPPLSETGAEATSTEDCSRLLKEIEQLRTERAAEEKELIHLRWSNACLRHELTKSPHVHEQDMAKSHSSELALTVSTNSQDCDYLDELKRSNSANAGYSSHAGTGNQGHSKKVKILHKLKKWVEGNDKTNAKEAEKVKHEIGCFTRHSTADDAEEERTAQARRSGSSP, from the exons ATGGATAGTACATCGTCAAAACCGGAGATCATGATCATGAAGCCTGTGTTTCTGAAGGCCGGAGTGCCTCTAGCTCTATCCATGGCGGGTTTCATGTGCGCTAGGATCATGTGGAGAAGAAGCTGCAGCATGCAATCTAAAGCTTCTTCGTCGCAAGGCCAGGTGAATTCGAGCGTCTCTGACGGTGAAGATGGTGGATATGATGAGCATGAGACCTCTCGCAGCTTGAATTCCTCGTGTACAGACTCGATAGAAGACGAAGAGCGATTGGTGGCGAATCCACAATCTTTGATAGGAAGCTCCTTCCGAATTTGGGAAGGAGAAGAGATCTTAGCCCTGAGAAACACGGTCAGGGACCTTCAGGAGAGAGAGCTGGAGCTGGAGATGCAGTTTCTCCAGTACTGCAATTTGAAGGAGCGAGAATCGGTCTTGATGGAGATGGGACAAGCGTTGCGATTGGGGATGTCTCAGCTCGAGCTTCTGGACAGGGAGGTTTTGCACATGGAAGAAGAGAACAAGCGGATTGCCGACATGGCCGCCGAATATTTCAAGGTCATGGAGGAGCTTCGCCATTGGAAGTCTAAGAATGAGAGGCTTCTTAGGATAGTGAGGAAGCTCCAGAGGAAAGTGAAGCAGCAGTCGAGGGTCTTGCGAGAGAATGATCAGAggatcaaagagagagaaggggaaatATTGAAGATCCAGAGAGCTCTCGAATCAAAGACGAACGATGTCAAGAGAATGGAGGGTGAGATTGATAGGCTAAGGGCCATGTTGGATCGATCAGAGCGGGAGAAAAATGagcttatgattgaattgagtTCAGCAAGAACATCAGCTCCGCCACTCTCCGAG ACCGGAGCAGAAGCAACATCGACGGAAGATTGCAGTCGCCTGTTGAAGGAAATAGAGCAGCTCCGAACAGAGCGAGCGGCGGAAGAGAAGGAACTGATTCACCTGAGATGGAGCAACGCTTGCCTGAGGCATGAATTGACGAAGAGCCCCCATGTCCATGAGCAGGATATGGCGAAGAGCCATTCTTCTGAATTGGCCCTCACGGTTTCGACTAATAGTCAAGACTGCGACTACCTGGATGAGCTGAAAAGGTCGAATTCCGCAAATGCCGGGTACTCCTCTCACGCAGGAACTGGCAATCAAGGCCACTCGAAAAAGGTGAAGATTCTGCACAAGCTCAAGAAATGGGTGGAGGGGAACGACAAGACGAACGCGAAAGAAGCGGAGAAAGTGAAGCACGAGATCGGGTGCTTTACGAGGCATTCGACTGCAGATGATGCAGAGGAGGAGCGCACAGCCCAGGCAAGAAGATCGGGTTCCAGCCCATAA
- the LOC120289880 gene encoding MDIS1-interacting receptor like kinase 2-like: MLSSSIPIEISNLRNLKVLLLWQSGLSGPIPSEIGRLPSLSQLDISENNLIGSIPSSLQKLTNLRDLNLYLNLLSGSIPQEIGKLVSLLDLNLSWNKFSGSLPSEFNKLTGLRSLYLSHNELEGELPDDTCLGRSLQRFHAFNNQFTGPIPTSLESCSTLVRLRLEGNQLTGNITEAFGTYPHLNYVDLSHNYLNGVLSWKWEHCPNLTCLKISNNNISGEIPPIFGRMAQLQVLNLSSNCLSGKILRELGSLQLLLDLILNNNGITGDIPNEIGFLSRLEHLNLASNNLSGAIPLKLSLCTNLLSLNLSQNKIERSIPPEIGDARFLNVLDLSQNLLIGRISPDLGKLRVLETFNISHNDLFGTIPHTFTDLLALTSVDVSYNNLEGPLPNVKAFKEASFEAIRHNKGLCGNVVGLQKCNVSNISKKHNRHSRGRILIIVVLLFLVFLVLSSFLIFFVIVNRRRRKIIKRERNAQTKTNDLDFLHILSFDGKIFYERILEATEGFDSKYYLGEGAYGVVYRADLPTGQTVAVKKIPSSQEDDTVDIVPFEREIEALQNIRHRSIVKLYGFCSHVRNCFLVYEYMERGSLRKILNDDETASELGWEKRMIMVQAIADAL; encoded by the coding sequence ATGCTTTCTAGCTCCATTCCGATAGAGATAAGTAACTTGAGGAATTTGAAGGTTCTTTTATTGTGGCAAAGTGGACTTTCGGGACCCATACCTTCAGAAATTGGGAggcttccttctctttctcaacTTGACATATCAGAAAACAATCTCATTGGCTCAATCCCATCATCTCTTCAGAAGTTGACTAATCTACGTGATTTAAACCTTTACTTGAATCTTCTTTCGGGCTCAATTCCCCAAGAGATCGGGAAATTGGTATCTCTTCTAGACTTAAACCTTAGTTGGAACAAATTCAGTGGTTCCTTGCCTTCTGAGTTCAATAAGTTAACAGGTTTGAGATCTTTGTATCTATCTCATAATGAATTAGAGGGGGAACTGCCGGATGATACATGCCTTGGGAGATCATTGCAACGTTTTCATGCATTCAATAATCAGTTCACGGGTCCGATCCCAACAAGCTTAGAGAGCTGTAGCACATTAGTTAGATTGAGGCTAGAAGGAAACCAACTTACTGGAAATATAACAGAAGCTTTTGGAACATATCCACATCTAAATTATGTGGACTTGAGCCACAATTATTTGAACGGCGTGCTGtcatggaaatgggagcattgTCCTAATTTGACGTGCTTAAAAATATCAAACAACAACATTTCTGGTGAGATACCCCCAATATTTGGAAGGATGGCTCAATTACAGGTACTCAACCTTTCTTCAAATTGTTTAAGCGGAAAGATTCTGAGGGAATTGGGAAGCTTGCAACTACTGCTAGATCTTATCCTCAACAACAATGGGATTACAGGTGATATTCCTAatgaaattggatttttatctCGATTGGAACATCTCAACCTAGCATCAAACAATTTGAGCGGAGCCATTCCATTGAAGCTCAGCCTATGCACCAACTTGCTAAGCTTGAACTTGAGCCAAAATAAAATCGAGAGAAGCATTCCTCCTGAGATCGGCGATGCACGATTCCTAAACGTTCTAGATTTGAGTCAGAATCTATTGATTGGAAGGATATCACCAGATCTAGGAAAACTAAGAGTCCTAGAAACATTTAACATCTCCCACAATGACCTCTTTGGTACCATCCCACATACTTTTACTGACTTATTGGCATTAACTTCTGTTGACGTCTCTTACAACAACTTGGAAGGTCCTCTCCCAAATGTCAAAGCTTTTAAGGAGGCTTCATTTGAGGCAATTCGGCATAACAAGGGGCTATGTGGGAACGTGGTTGGCTTACAGAAATGCAATGTTTCTAACATTAGCAAGAAACACAATCGACACAGCAGAGGTAGAATTTTAATTATCGTGGTCCTCTTGTTCTTGGTATTCCTtgttctctcttccttcttgatttttttcgtAATTGTTAATCGCCGTCGAAGAAAGATtatcaagagagagaggaatgcaCAGACAAAGACGAATGATTTAGATTTCTTGCATATTCTGAGTTTTGATGGCAAAATTTTCTACGAGCGAATCCTGGAGGCCACAGAAGGATTTGACTCCAAGTACTATTTGGGAGAAGGAGCCTATGGCGTTGTTTATAGAGCTGATCTACCCACAGGTCAAACTGTTGCAGTCAAGAAAATACCATCATCCCAAGAAGATGACACCGTCGACATCGTTccatttgaaagggaaattgaAGCCTTACAAAATATTCGCCACCGCAGCATTGTGAAGCTTTATGGGTTCTGCTCTCATGTACGAAATTGTTTTCTAGTGTATGAGTACATGGAAAGAGGGAgcttgagaaaaattttgaatgACGATGAAACAGCATCAGAGCTTGGCTGGGAGAAAAGGATGATCATGGTTCAAGCAATTGCGgatgcattgtga